In Acanthochromis polyacanthus isolate Apoly-LR-REF ecotype Palm Island chromosome 9, KAUST_Apoly_ChrSc, whole genome shotgun sequence, the DNA window GGGCGTGTCTCGTGACAtatggcggcggcggcggcccgCGGAAGACTACAATACCCAGAGTGCCCCGGGGGCCACATCAAAGTATCAGATTACAACACATTAGAGGGGATGGAGTGGGAGGAGGAGGCCAGGGGGAGGATCTGCAGAGACCAATATGGTGTTTAAATAGGAGGCTTGAAAAATGTGCAGCTCTAAGTAGGCCAATAGGTGGAAGGGCAGGTAGCAGCGAGGAGCTCTGAACTTATTGGTGTTACACTTTCTCCTTTTGTCTTCTGCAGGACCtgaaagagaagaagacagCGGAGGAGAAGGAGAATGGCAAAAGTGCTGCCACCAACGGAAAGGTAACTGCTGCCGTCTCCAAGAGGAAGTAAACATCTCTGCAAGCGCCCAGGAAAGTCGGTTTAAAggttatttttgtcgtttccagGAGAATGAGGAGAACGGTGAGCCCGAAGTAGACGACGAAGAAGACGAGGAGGTggacgaggaggacgaggaAGACGATGGAGAAGGTAGCCACCGCGGATTTTCTTacgtttgtgtttttctgctcaaaaaaacttgcaaaatccTGACTTTTCACTGTTGGCGCtgcaggtgaggaggaggacgaggatgaGGACGATGAGGAGATCGAGGGCGGCACAAAACGGGCAGCTGAGGACGACGACGAGGACGACGAGGTGAGGCGGCGACTCCTGCAGCCCCGAATCACGTCCACCGACCCGTCCACCGTCTCTAActtctcttctcctccttctccttccagGACGACGTCGAAACCAAGAAGCAGAAAACCGACGACGACGATTGATGCGTTTTCCCCCCGCGCCATCCTGCTGAACCACTTCCTGATTCTTCACCTCTGACCGTTTTTATATGTCACAGGTGGAGGGGCTGGAGGActgatttaaaggaaaaaaaataataataaaaaaaaaaaatcaacatggtCATTAGCAAGTAGAGTTCAACAAACCACGACCCACCAACACAACACACTCGATCTCCCCGCAAAGCTGCAAAACAAATTTTCTAGAGGAACTCGCCACCACATCGACGCAGAAATCTGGCTTCtcttcaacaacaacaacacgaaAGGagaatttgtttgtatttttatttacattttatatttttgtacatATTGTTAGGAGGGGGGGTCAGTTTCTCTCTCGGCAGCGATCTCGTCAGACCAAATCGGTGCTTCTTTAACAAAAGATTTTACTTGGTTGACCATGTTACAATATCTCAACAGATACtagaaaaaacatgtaaaaaacatGAACCTCTTAAGCCGTTGAACTCAGAGCATTCCAGTAAATTTAATGTATGTACTTTAGCTGTACCATAACTAGTTTGTTTGTATGGGAGGGTAAGGCCAAAGAAAAGagcctcttttctttttccttttattttgtttttgtcagcgACTTTTTGTTTTATGACGGCCTGTTTTGATGTATGTGCGAAGTTTGTTGTTTGACAATAAACcggacttttattttgtgagtTGTACTTTGTATCTCTGCTTGTTTCTTCACTTCCTGTCAGCGGTGGCGGGATAAAGACAAGGCCATGACGCGTCTTTAAAAAGGGGTCAAAAGTCACTGGGCTGCAGCTTTTTCCTGCTACAGGATTAGAACGGTTCCGGAAACTCACCAGGCATCTTTAAGGAAGACGTACTTGTTGCTGAGGAGtttattctgcagtattttatgcGTTAATTACGATttattttccccaaaatgtccTTAAAACATGGTGAGGGACGCAGCTCTAGTGGCACCTCaactgctgaatgaatgaatcagaGAACACTGTCAACCGCTAAGAAAAAGACTAATTTTGCCACATTTTTAGGAATAAAATGTTCTATACATCAAGCGCTGAataaaaattagcatattagcCTGttaaaaaccttcagaataAAGAGATAGGAAGAGCTGCTGAAGTGGAAAGAAACTAATTTAAAGACAAGTTTATTAGAAATTAATGAGTTTTTAATCAGAAACAACTATTTAAATTTACTGAAGTCACCATGAAATTTCATATTATACATAGATGTTAATAATAGAATCATAActtctacatttttattattccctaaatcagaaaataaagtcAGTAGACAGGAAGTCtatttttgccttgtttttagGAGTAAAATTAACAAGTTTTTAGAAGAATATTTTGACTTGGCGATGTCACCCCAAAGCACCAATTATTTTCTGATATGAAATGCATACATTTGCGTTCTTCACGTTAAAAtcactgtgtttatttattatatcaTTACGAAGCCTCTATGAagcatgtttttgcactttctcTGCTTAAAGCACAGTAAAGACTAAGAGAGacgtgttttatgggtaatccagctACGTTGTGCAcaaaaaagtagatttaaatACGTACATGtgcataaaaatgtcaaacaggtagagggcttttattctgaaagacCACTATCTGTGTGTGGTCTCAGCGGAAGtaatattaaatgaaaaaatgtttatctacagcagaataaatatttgaaagagCCTCACAGAAATATATTCCACCATATTTGGGTTTATTAAATGAAGACATTTCCACCAGAAATTGACGCAGAAAAGAAACAGACCTGTTGAGTGGAATCATTCTGTAGGATGAGGTAGAatagtctgactgcacctcattgtTTCTTTTCGAGGGAGAAAACAAAACTGGTTTGTTTTGCTAAATCAAAATCacaaatactttattgatccccgagGATAAATTGGTTCAGTTCCAGTCACTCCCAGTCAGGTCAGAAATATAAACAGTAGAAAATAtgaactaaaaatataaacataagtagaaaaatatgatctAACAAtgtaaacataagtagaaaaatatgtcagaaaaatacaaatataaatagAAACAGGATTAGAATAAATGTAGAATATACCTTTCCTAACAAAATAAAGtttaggaaagaaaaaaaaggaattgcAGTCATCTTGGGTGCAAAGTTCACTCAAAACAGTGACCGGTTAACTAGTTTTGATGGACTCATAAAATTAAAGTGggtcagaccattctatagAACTAAAACAGagctgtgtagaatggtctgactcatgagcattttatttttctgggcTAGAAACAAAATTGTGGCGTGTTTCTTTAAATGGCTAAGAACAAGATGTGGTGATAGTTTTTTGCTCAAAGCAGTGATGAAACATTTGATTTGGATCATTTCAGAAAGCTGTGACCAACATTCTAGATCCGGTGAGTCAGAACGTTCTGTAGCACTGAGACAGCACTGTGGAGAATGCTCTGACGGCGCCTCAGTGTCAGTttttatggggaaaaaaatctgttacaaTTGTCTTGGGTTTCGCTGACTAAACCTGCTAATTTACTGTCAGGTTAGCAGGGCCGCTTTAATGAATGATTTAAATTCTCGGAAAAACTTTAAATTTCCGGCGTGTTGGTTGCTGCTCGgggattgttgttgtttcttgcaGTGAAgggattttaaaataaaggaaagacaaaaaattttACCAGAAGGAGTGGAAAAAGGCGAGTGAAATATGTAGCGGATGGCGAGCGTTAATCCAGAatctacatccagtgagtcagaccgTTCTATCTGTGTAGGATGATGTGTTCAGGGACAGTCTGTAGAATCCGTATTTCATTTGACACCAaagactgtttttgctgttgtgttgtgttgttgttattgtgttgttgtgctgttgttgtgttgtccgTGTATTGTTAGTTGATattgtgctgttgttgttgttgtgttatcattgttattgttgtgttattgtattgttattgtgttgttgttgttgttgtgttattgttgtatttgtggTGTTATTGCATTGTTGTTAtgttattgtcttttttgtgttattgtgatgttgtgttattgttgtttttgttgtgttattgcattgttgttgtgttctctttgtttttgttgtgttattgtgttgttgtgttattgttatttttgttgtattattgtgtcattgttgttgtgttcttgttg includes these proteins:
- the ptmab gene encoding prothymosin alpha-B is translated as MADTQVDSGSDISAKDLKEKKTAEEKENGKSAATNGKENEENGEPEVDDEEDEEVDEEDEEDDGEGEEEDEDEDDEEIEGGTKRAAEDDDEDDEDDVETKKQKTDDDD